A genomic window from Candidatus Aquicultor sp. includes:
- the cas8c gene encoding type I-C CRISPR-associated protein Cas8c/Csd1 produces MLQHVVEFTKKNIPHLKPGFGPKRVRWRITININSTAVVEPYGDGEYGGELERCPEYPANLLQGGGRCQFLVDTLQVMLLLLDKNDDPEKYQEKHTYFIELLKMASNKIPELIAAADFFADSEKLQLLREHLNKTGAKPTDKAFFIVGGLDPLKHKPCLAWWTDFRDSLSGGGNTSSQMLCFLSGDNAVPETTHPKISGLKSVGENGQDTLIGFDKKAFRSFGLEQSTNCAMSENAVNCYSKGLNFLISNHSKTLAGTKIVHWFKEAVKPEYDPLAFLYESSEQTEAVAQSSARQILESLRSGQRPVPVNNHYFALTVSGASGRVMVRDWMEGSFEELVTNIAAWFDNLEMTNRSGKNTAKDPKLERVITCVLQPLKQGQKYDDWVKPIGHARLNLLHAAIQHRAIPFHVIARLVTQLPSFFMSEELNRALFGKQDVSENAGWYLSLLYARMGLIKAYFIRKGGNNHMSVYLNKEHPEPAYQCGRLLAVLASLQYSALGDVGASVVQRYYVAASQTPGLTIGRLVSNSKNHLNKLDGGLAFWYEGQIAEIMSCIQDRIPATLDLERQSLFALGYYQQIAANRAGSKNNITNESKEGGN; encoded by the coding sequence ATGCTTCAGCATGTTGTTGAGTTTACAAAGAAGAACATACCGCATTTGAAGCCTGGTTTTGGGCCGAAGCGGGTTAGGTGGCGAATTACCATTAACATAAACAGTACTGCAGTCGTTGAACCATATGGTGATGGTGAATATGGAGGCGAGTTGGAGAGGTGTCCCGAATATCCTGCCAATCTTCTTCAAGGCGGGGGGCGCTGTCAATTTTTGGTTGATACTCTTCAGGTAATGCTTCTATTATTGGACAAGAATGATGATCCTGAAAAGTATCAAGAGAAGCACACCTATTTTATTGAATTACTCAAAATGGCCTCGAACAAAATCCCAGAGTTGATCGCAGCGGCAGACTTCTTTGCTGACAGTGAAAAACTTCAACTGTTACGGGAACACCTAAACAAGACAGGGGCCAAACCAACTGATAAAGCATTTTTCATTGTCGGCGGGCTCGATCCGCTCAAGCACAAACCATGTCTTGCATGGTGGACAGACTTTAGAGATTCATTATCTGGTGGCGGTAATACGTCATCACAAATGTTGTGTTTTTTGAGCGGAGATAACGCCGTTCCAGAAACAACACACCCCAAGATTTCTGGTCTCAAGTCGGTTGGTGAAAACGGTCAAGATACCCTTATTGGTTTTGATAAAAAGGCTTTTAGATCATTTGGCCTAGAGCAGTCCACAAATTGTGCCATGTCGGAAAATGCTGTGAACTGCTATTCAAAAGGCCTTAATTTTCTTATTTCCAACCATTCAAAAACGTTGGCTGGAACTAAGATTGTCCATTGGTTCAAAGAGGCTGTTAAGCCTGAATACGATCCTCTTGCTTTCCTTTACGAATCATCGGAACAGACGGAAGCGGTAGCGCAGAGTTCGGCCAGGCAGATTCTTGAGTCGTTGAGGAGCGGCCAGAGGCCTGTTCCTGTCAACAATCACTATTTTGCACTTACAGTTTCAGGTGCTTCCGGCCGTGTCATGGTGCGCGACTGGATGGAGGGAAGCTTTGAGGAACTGGTTACCAATATTGCAGCCTGGTTTGACAACCTTGAGATGACAAACCGCTCCGGAAAGAATACAGCAAAAGACCCAAAACTTGAGCGAGTGATTACCTGTGTGTTGCAACCTCTCAAACAAGGGCAAAAGTATGACGATTGGGTTAAACCAATCGGTCACGCGAGACTCAATCTTCTTCATGCTGCAATCCAGCATCGGGCTATACCCTTTCATGTTATAGCCCGACTTGTAACACAACTCCCATCATTTTTTATGAGTGAAGAACTGAACCGCGCGCTTTTTGGAAAACAAGATGTTTCAGAGAATGCAGGTTGGTATCTTTCGTTACTCTATGCCCGTATGGGCTTAATCAAGGCCTACTTCATCCGCAAAGGAGGAAATAACCACATGAGTGTCTATTTAAACAAAGAACATCCCGAACCGGCGTATCAATGTGGGCGTTTGTTGGCAGTGTTGGCGAGCTTACAATATTCTGCGCTTGGAGATGTCGGAGCAAGTGTAGTGCAGCGTTACTATGTAGCAGCAAGTCAGACCCCAGGACTAACTATCGGGCGGCTCGTCTCCAACTCCAAGAATCACCTAAACAAACTGGACGGTGGTCTTGCGTTCTGGTACGAAGGCCAAATCGCCGAGATTATGAGCTGTATTCAGGACCGCATCCCGGCAACACTTGATCTTGAACGGCAGAGCCTCTTTGCCCTCGGTTATTACCAACAGATCGCAGCTAACCGTGCGGGATCAAAGAATAACATCACTAACGAATCCAAAGAAGGGGGCAACTAA
- the cas7c gene encoding type I-C CRISPR-associated protein Cas7/Csd2 has product MSTAIQNRYEFLYLFDCERGNPNGDPDAGNSPRIDPEDMHGLVSDVALKRRVRNYVQTKFENVAPNAIYIGHSTNLNKPIALAHEKTNGAVPKDGKTTKGQSLNARTWMCENFFDIRTFGAVLSTGANAGQVRGPVQFAFARSADPILTLDLSITRMAKTPTERDVKSDASYQQHVEWEEAAPEDSLRTMGRKALIPYGLYVAKGFVSANLAKGTGFSDEDLKNLWEALLNMYDHDRSASKGMMSCRGLYVFKHVGTDSDPSQCVKQAMLGCAPAQVMLDSGNIITIKKNEDAMQADKVTAPRKFSHYGVTVNTGNIPTGVELWVRNDAGNGLNKV; this is encoded by the coding sequence ATGAGCACCGCAATTCAGAACCGTTATGAGTTTCTTTACCTGTTTGACTGCGAAAGAGGCAACCCCAATGGCGATCCTGACGCCGGCAACAGCCCGCGTATTGATCCAGAGGACATGCACGGCCTCGTTTCCGATGTGGCGCTCAAGCGCCGCGTTCGGAACTATGTTCAAACGAAATTTGAAAATGTAGCACCGAATGCAATCTATATTGGACACTCGACTAACCTCAACAAGCCAATAGCTCTTGCGCATGAAAAAACCAACGGAGCGGTACCAAAAGACGGCAAAACAACAAAAGGTCAGTCATTAAACGCGCGGACATGGATGTGTGAAAATTTTTTCGATATTAGGACATTTGGAGCTGTTCTTAGTACAGGTGCTAATGCAGGGCAAGTCCGTGGTCCAGTGCAATTTGCATTTGCGCGGTCTGCTGACCCTATTTTGACCCTTGACCTTTCCATAACAAGAATGGCAAAAACTCCAACCGAAAGAGACGTCAAGAGTGATGCAAGCTATCAGCAGCATGTGGAGTGGGAGGAAGCAGCTCCAGAAGACTCTCTCCGCACTATGGGGCGCAAGGCGCTTATTCCTTATGGTCTATATGTGGCCAAAGGCTTTGTCAGCGCCAATCTTGCAAAAGGGACTGGTTTTTCCGACGAGGACCTTAAAAACCTCTGGGAAGCGCTATTAAATATGTATGATCACGACCGCTCTGCTAGCAAAGGGATGATGTCATGTCGCGGCCTATACGTATTCAAGCATGTCGGAACGGACAGCGACCCGAGCCAATGTGTCAAGCAGGCGATGCTTGGATGTGCGCCAGCACAAGTAATGCTTGATTCTGGCAACATTATAACAATCAAAAAGAATGAAGATGCAATGCAAGCAGATAAGGTAACAGCGCCACGCAAGTTTTCACACTACGGCGTGACGGTAAACACAGGTAATATACCGACCGGTGTTGAGTTATGGGTGCGCAACGATGCTGGCAATGGATTGAATAAGGTTTAA
- the cas4 gene encoding CRISPR-associated protein Cas4: MPDCNSIDEADRELIAVSSLSQYSYCPRRCALIFTEQLWDENIFTARGQIMHEKVDSADHESRGNVRLEYAVPLRSIKLGLIGRADVIEFHKTEDGWDVFPVEHKLGKPKPDSSDKVQLCAQAMCLEEMMGISIESGALFYGRTRRRLDVAFDRDLRADTETTARLVHELLASGLTPKAEYSAKCKNCSMVELCVPKTGKHVANYIEAMTRLE; this comes from the coding sequence ATGCCTGACTGTAATTCGATTGATGAAGCAGATCGTGAGTTGATCGCTGTTTCTAGTCTAAGCCAATATAGCTACTGTCCTCGGCGGTGCGCTCTTATCTTTACAGAGCAATTGTGGGATGAAAATATATTCACAGCTAGGGGTCAGATAATGCATGAAAAGGTCGATTCGGCTGACCATGAGTCACGAGGAAATGTTCGACTAGAGTATGCAGTTCCTCTACGGTCAATCAAGCTCGGTCTAATTGGAAGGGCAGATGTGATTGAATTCCATAAGACGGAAGATGGGTGGGATGTTTTTCCTGTCGAGCATAAACTAGGCAAGCCTAAACCAGACAGTTCTGATAAAGTGCAGCTTTGCGCCCAGGCCATGTGCCTTGAGGAAATGATGGGTATTTCAATTGAGAGCGGTGCGCTGTTCTATGGACGTACACGTCGCAGGCTTGATGTTGCATTTGATCGAGACTTGAGGGCGGACACTGAGACTACGGCTCGACTTGTGCATGAACTATTAGCATCAGGCTTAACTCCTAAAGCTGAGTATTCGGCAAAGTGTAAGAATTGTTCCATGGTGGAGCTTTGTGTGCCAAAAACCGGCAAGCACGTAGCTAATTACATTGAGGCCATGACGAGGTTAGAATGA
- the cas1c gene encoding type I-C CRISPR-associated endonuclease Cas1c: protein MKQHLNTLFVTTQGAYLAKDGETVAVRVEKEIKLRVPIHTIGGIVCFGQVSCSPFLMGFCAEKGVSISFLTENGRFLAKIQGPVSGNVLLRREQYRRADDEEAAASIARMILVAKITNCRAVLQRLLRDHPTKVAVKAVAQASNKMTTAIEKLRESAHMLDTLRGIEGESASTYFGVFDNLITAQKSDFMFDKRNRRPPLDKVNCLLSFVYTLLMHDVRSALEVVGLDPAVGFLHRDRPGRYGLALDLMEEFRPYLADRLVLSLINLSQVNAKGFSAKESGAVWMEDETRKAVLVAYQARKQKEIVHPFLKEKVTIGLLPWVQALLLARHLRRDIDGYPPFIWR, encoded by the coding sequence ATGAAACAGCATCTAAACACGCTTTTTGTTACAACTCAGGGCGCATATCTTGCAAAAGACGGTGAAACTGTTGCGGTCAGGGTTGAAAAAGAAATAAAACTTCGAGTGCCGATTCATACGATTGGCGGAATTGTCTGTTTTGGCCAAGTTAGCTGTAGCCCTTTTCTAATGGGGTTCTGTGCTGAAAAAGGTGTCTCAATAAGTTTCTTGACCGAAAACGGCAGGTTTCTTGCCAAGATTCAAGGACCGGTATCAGGTAATGTATTGCTTAGACGCGAGCAATATCGACGTGCAGATGATGAAGAGGCTGCTGCATCGATCGCACGAATGATCTTGGTGGCTAAGATTACTAACTGTCGTGCAGTCCTACAAAGACTTCTGCGTGATCACCCTACAAAGGTTGCCGTAAAAGCAGTCGCTCAAGCTTCGAACAAGATGACTACGGCGATTGAAAAGCTGCGAGAATCCGCACACATGCTAGATACACTGCGCGGAATCGAGGGAGAGTCGGCCAGTACATATTTCGGAGTCTTTGATAATTTAATAACAGCACAAAAAAGCGACTTTATGTTCGATAAGCGTAATCGCAGACCGCCGTTGGATAAGGTCAATTGTCTGTTGTCTTTTGTTTACACATTGTTAATGCATGATGTTCGCTCAGCCCTTGAGGTTGTTGGGCTTGACCCGGCGGTTGGATTTTTACACAGAGATCGGCCTGGAAGATACGGTTTAGCGCTTGACCTGATGGAGGAGTTTCGCCCATATTTGGCCGATAGACTTGTCCTTTCGCTAATCAATTTATCACAGGTAAACGCCAAGGGCTTTTCTGCAAAAGAATCGGGTGCAGTTTGGATGGAGGATGAAACTAGAAAAGCCGTTTTAGTTGCTTATCAAGCGAGGAAACAAAAAGAGATTGTACATCCGTTCTTGAAAGAGAAGGTTACAATCGGTTTGTTGCCATGGGTGCAAGCTTTGCTGTTGGCAAGGCATCTAAGGCGCGATATTGATGGCTATCCGCCCTTTATCTGGAGGTAG
- the cas2 gene encoding CRISPR-associated endonuclease Cas2 → MFVVVSYDVALDDTSGQRRLRRVSKACKDYGQRVQYSVFECIVDPAQWATLKHRLISEIDPKKDSLRFYYLGSKWHRRVEHVGAKKTIEQDGPLVI, encoded by the coding sequence ATGTTTGTTGTAGTGAGTTATGACGTCGCACTTGATGATACTAGTGGGCAGCGGCGCTTGCGGCGTGTATCTAAGGCGTGCAAGGATTACGGGCAGAGGGTACAGTATTCAGTTTTTGAGTGCATAGTGGATCCTGCACAGTGGGCGACATTGAAACACAGATTGATCTCAGAAATTGACCCAAAGAAAGACAGTCTGCGGTTTTATTACTTAGGTTCAAAATGGCATCGTCGTGTTGAGCATGTTGGCGCGAAAAAGACGATAGAACAAGACGGCCCGCTAGTGATCTAG